A segment of the Deltaproteobacteria bacterium genome:
ACCCTTCGCCGTAATCTCCAACACCTGGCCATCTTCTAGTAAAAACACCCCCGTTGGGTCAACTCCCACCCCTCGTGCTAACTCACAGTGACGAACAAGAAAACGAAACTCTCCATGAATAGGAACGAAGAACTGCGGTCGTAACAGATTCAACATGAGCTGCAATTCTTCTTGGCTCGCGTGACCAGACACATGCACGCACGCGATGGCTTCATAATACACTTCAGCCCCCCGTCGGCACAAGTGATCAAGAAGTCGGGCAATGGTCCGCTCATTCCCAGGAATAACACGCGACGATAAAATAACCGTATCACCGGGACGAATTTTCACGTGCGGATGATCTCCGGTCGCAATACGAGATAAAGCTGATAGCGGTTCTCCCTGTGACCCCGTGGTCAGAAGGGTCACCGTTTGCGGATCGCGGTCACCAACCTTTCCAACGTCAATAAACGTATCCGCAGGAATCTTGAGATGACCAACCTCACGCGCAATTTCGATGTTATTGACGAGGCTCTTACCAACCACACCCACGGTCCGCCCTTGCTTGAGGGACAGATCAATCACTTGGCGTACGCGATGGACATGCGAGGCGAAGGTCGCCACTAAGACCTTCCCACTCGCATGGGCCATCAAGTCTTCCAGTGGACGAGTCACTGTCCGTTCAGACGGAGTGGTGCCAGATCGTTCGACATTGGTCGAGTCAGACAGAAGGAGCAATACCCCTTGCTCTCCTAATTCTGCCAATCGAGCAATATCAGATTGTCGCCCGTCGATCGGCGTTTGGTCGAGTTTAAAATCCCCCGTATGGACGATGACCCCAAGTGGCGTTGTGATTGCCAAGGAAACTGCATCGACAATACTATGGGTGACATGGATGCCTTCAACCTGAAAAGGGCCAACCTGCCACGATTGCCGGGGACGAAACTCATGGAGTTCAGTCTCATCAAGGAGATCATGTTCATCAAGTTTGTCTCGCAAGAGCCCAATGGTAAAAGGCGTACCATAGACTGGCACCTTGAACTCTCGTAACAGGTGTGGCAGCGCACCGATGTGATCTTCATGTCCGTGAGTAAACACAACCCCTTTGAGGTGGCGCTTTTCACGCAGATAGCTGAAGTCGGGAATGACAACATCGATCCCAAGCATTTCTCGCTCGGGAAACATCAACCCACAATCGATCGCAATGGCCGCGCAGTCGTCACTCCCTGGCGGACAATACTCGATCAGCATCAAATTGAGGCCAATTTCGCCAAGGCCACCAAGGGGAATTATACGAAGGGTACCGTCACTCATGAAGTCGGATGCTCCGGGAGAGAAGTTGCCGTCGATGCTGGAGAGGAAACAGGAGCTACAACCGGAACATCCTCTCTCAGTTGCTGTGCAATCGCGGTGTGGACTTTTTGTAGAAGAGCTTCACGCGCAGCCTTCTTACTCAAATGAGAATCAATTGAAACCGGCTCACAAAAAATGACATCAACAGTTCCTGGATGCAAATCCACCCCGCCTGGAGGCCAGAGTGCGCGACTACCGATGACTACCGTAGGCACGACGGGAACTTTTGCTTCAGCGGCGACAGCAAACCCGCCAGGTTTGAATGGCTGCAAACGACCATCACGCGTCCGAGTCCCTTCCGGAAAAAATGCCGCCGATATCCCTACATCAAGTAAGGCTTTCACTTGCCGGATCACAGCAACCGCTTGGGTTGGGCTGTCACGATCAACCAGCACTTGGTGTGTACGCTGCATGCAAAAGCCGATGATGGGGACTTTACGCACTTCCTGCTTTGAGACCCAACGCACTTGCCACGTATCGAATGCCGCCATCAAGATGGGAATGTCAAAATTGCTTTGATGATTTGCCATGAACAGATACGCTTTGCGTGGGTCAATGCGCTCACGGCCATGGACTCTGACCTTCACACCACATACCCAGAGCACTCCACGTGCCCAGAACCGAATGAGCCGCACAGCGCGCTCTCCATAACGATCAAAGTAAGAAAAAAGAATGACAAAGACGCCCCAGAAAAGCGTAAGTACAGCAACTGAAAAAAAACGGAGGGCGAGAACAATCCAATGCAAGAGATTCCCTGACTCGTGGCAGAAAAATATTGTGGCATTATAGTTTTCTTTACTATATATCGTCAACGAGGTTGATTTTTCAGCGCTTCCTCCTACAATTTCTCTGTCGAGGGAGGAACAGAGCGTGATTATCGAATGTCCAGCCTGTCACACCCGCTATCGCATGGAGAGCTCCGTGTCGGTTACTGACGCGACACTCTTTGAGTGTTCACGAGAACAGTGCGGTCATGTCTTCTCCTATCTGCCTGAGTCTTCGCCGCAGACACCAGCAGCACCGCCGCTTATGGAAGATCCACCTGTAGAACCGACGGATGCATTCGTTCCAGATCCCGCATTATCAACAGCGGAAGATTCTCCCCTGATGCCGCCGACGTCTCCTCCATCGTTTTCCCAGAGAACACCGGCACAGCCTTCTCTAGCAAAGGATAATAATCAAGCTTTCTCTACAGCAGAAGATTTCTCGCTCGATTCTCCTGCTCTCTCATCTCCAGTCACCTCTTTTCCTTCCTCTGCGACTAACGATGCAATCCGTCGAGATAACCCCGTGAAGCGATCCGCCTCTCTTCGTCCACGCCCTCGACCGACGCCTGTTTCTACCTTTTCCATTTGGCCAATGCTCGGGTTACTCGGGCTTCTCGTTATTGGCTATTACTTTCTCGGGAACCGATGGCGAACGAATGTGACCGATACAGAAGGAATGCTTGCTCGTCTCCCTGTGGTAGGATCATCGTTTGTCGCGAGCCAATTCTCGCCGCAGCACATTGTGTTGTCTGATGTGAAAAGTGGCTATTGGGTCACCAAAGATAGCAAACGCGTCTTCGCCATCTCTGGAAAAGCGACAAACAACGCCTCGGTTGCTGCTTCGACTATTCAGATTGAAGGACAGTTACACGATATCGATGGAGAAACCATTGATCGCCGAACGATCTCCTGCGGGATGGAAACGACAGCAGAAAGTCTGTCCTCACTGACGACGCGCGAGATCAATGTCATGCAAGGCCTCGCACCACCGAAACAGTTCCATGTCCCACCTGGGCAGTCGGTGAGTTTTCTGATTGTTTTCCCCAGCCCCCCACCAACAATTACTGAATTGAGTTGCCGTGTCGCAACGGCTCAGTTCAGCACCTCTTAATGGGATTTTTCGTCAGGGGAAGCGGTATTTTTTCCTGGAGTGACGTCAATCTCGTCAGGTTTCTTGAGTTCCTTACGAAAATCGCGGATTGCTCTGCCAAGTCCGCCACCAATATCAGCAAGCTTATTCCCTCCGAAAAAGAGAAGGGCAATAACGAGAATGACGATAAGCTCTGTCACGCCTAGACCAAACATAGTAGCGGTACTATACGCTATATTTCTTCGTCTCGGCAAGCCTAGGGATGCGATCTTCCTTGCAGCAAAGTGAAGGGATCGCTAGAATGCCGCCGATGACCACGGCTGTACAAGCGTTACAACGACCGGTCCAACGCGATCCACTCGCGGTTTTTCTTTTTGTCTCTTTACTCGTGCATGCAGTCCTGTTGCTTTTTTTTCCTACACTGTATCGCTTGATGCCAGAGCCGCAACAAGAGAAACTGACAGAAGTCGAACTTCTTCCTCCTACTCCACCTCCGCCCCCCCCTGTTGTGGCAAAGGCAGAGCCACCTCAAGTCGCGCCACCACTGCCGCAAGAAAAAGCCCAACCTGTAGAAAAACCGAAACCAAAGGAACAGGACAAACCGAAGCCACCAGAAGCCAAGCCACAAGAGAGGCTTCCTGAACAAATGGTGAGCCCGCCGGATCAGGTGAACGATCAAATTCCTGAAAAGACCCGTTTGTGGAGTGATCGAAATAGTGCAACTAAAGAAGAAACCGTCGCGAAAGGAATGCCACGCCCGGCTCCAGCACGAAAAGATCAGCCACCAGTCAAAGAGAGAACTGTAAGAGAGCCCCCAAAACCGCCGGTTCAACAGGCAAAGAAAGAGCCAGGGGTAGAATCCCCAACAAAAAAATCAAGACAAGATCTCGACGACGAGCTAACACCACCCAAACGCCGCACGCCTGGGACTCGTGAGGTCACCAAACGTGAGCCTTTGCAACTGGCAATGAAACCGCCTGCCGCGGCTGCACCTAAGCCAGAGTTAAGAAAAGAACATGAACAGCAAATCGATGAGGAGTCTCTTGCGAAAGCCAAACCTGCCTCCGCCAATACCGCAGGAGCAGCAAAACCCGCCCCCAAATTGTTTGCCCGTCCAGAAGAATTGCTTTCTCAGGGATGGTTATCTGAGACAGGAAAAGATCGCGAAGAGAAGGAGGAGCGTAAACCACCTACGGGCCAAGACCTCATTGCGATGGCGCCTCCTCCGGCGGAGAATTTACTCGCGCTACCCGGCCCGATTGGTACTCCAGATCTCTTGCCAGATATTCGTCAGGGCAACCTGACGTTCTTGAACGCAAAAGCCAATCGCTTTGCCCCATTTGTCAGGCGAGTCGCCTTGCGTGTGTTTCAGCACTTGATTATTTTTCAGCGGAAGAATTTACAGCTCAACGATGTCGTCGCCGCGCGCGACTATTCAACGATTGAAGCCAAAATCGATACACAAGGAAATTTGAAGAAACTCATTATCCAAACCCGTTCAGGGAGCTATGC
Coding sequences within it:
- a CDS encoding ribonuclease J, encoding MSDGTLRIIPLGGLGEIGLNLMLIEYCPPGSDDCAAIAIDCGLMFPEREMLGIDVVIPDFSYLREKRHLKGVVFTHGHEDHIGALPHLLREFKVPVYGTPFTIGLLRDKLDEHDLLDETELHEFRPRQSWQVGPFQVEGIHVTHSIVDAVSLAITTPLGVIVHTGDFKLDQTPIDGRQSDIARLAELGEQGVLLLLSDSTNVERSGTTPSERTVTRPLEDLMAHASGKVLVATFASHVHRVRQVIDLSLKQGRTVGVVGKSLVNNIEIAREVGHLKIPADTFIDVGKVGDRDPQTVTLLTTGSQGEPLSALSRIATGDHPHVKIRPGDTVILSSRVIPGNERTIARLLDHLCRRGAEVYYEAIACVHVSGHASQEELQLMLNLLRPQFFVPIHGEFRFLVRHCELARGVGVDPTGVFLLEDGQVLEITAKGAQMTESVTAGRVFVDGLGGIEEEVLRDRRHMAEDGLVVAIVGIAQQTGEVLTGPDLLSRGFLAATNGEGFEAAKEAVRAALGELPRETRTDVGVVKEQVRQVLRRHFRRTFGRRPVVLPFVMEM
- a CDS encoding 1-acyl-sn-glycerol-3-phosphate acyltransferase; amino-acid sequence: MITLCSSLDREIVGGSAEKSTSLTIYSKENYNATIFFCHESGNLLHWIVLALRFFSVAVLTLFWGVFVILFSYFDRYGERAVRLIRFWARGVLWVCGVKVRVHGRERIDPRKAYLFMANHQSNFDIPILMAAFDTWQVRWVSKQEVRKVPIIGFCMQRTHQVLVDRDSPTQAVAVIRQVKALLDVGISAAFFPEGTRTRDGRLQPFKPGGFAVAAEAKVPVVPTVVIGSRALWPPGGVDLHPGTVDVIFCEPVSIDSHLSKKAAREALLQKVHTAIAQQLREDVPVVAPVSSPASTATSLPEHPTS
- a CDS encoding DUF3426 domain-containing protein, which produces MIIECPACHTRYRMESSVSVTDATLFECSREQCGHVFSYLPESSPQTPAAPPLMEDPPVEPTDAFVPDPALSTAEDSPLMPPTSPPSFSQRTPAQPSLAKDNNQAFSTAEDFSLDSPALSSPVTSFPSSATNDAIRRDNPVKRSASLRPRPRPTPVSTFSIWPMLGLLGLLVIGYYFLGNRWRTNVTDTEGMLARLPVVGSSFVASQFSPQHIVLSDVKSGYWVTKDSKRVFAISGKATNNASVAASTIQIEGQLHDIDGETIDRRTISCGMETTAESLSSLTTREINVMQGLAPPKQFHVPPGQSVSFLIVFPSPPPTITELSCRVATAQFSTS
- a CDS encoding twin-arginine translocase TatA/TatE family subunit; this encodes MFGLGVTELIVILVIALLFFGGNKLADIGGGLGRAIRDFRKELKKPDEIDVTPGKNTASPDEKSH